In Alkalihalobacillus sp. TS-13, the following are encoded in one genomic region:
- a CDS encoding penicillin-binding protein 2 — MNNPKRHYYVLIVFSIVLAVLIGRLAHIQLVDTRSFSKYQVNLIEESVKQRIHSIALDDGRGKMQDRYGELLAEVHEPSVILFPFLKEDEDALKKLSPLVNRSTFELKSKLEGRKDPLVIKNEDITRETVEHVNDLMIQGAFGQMLSINEENTFAKHFIGSVRENPGMLREKYPERIDKGLISISTKIGVNGIQAAFDPFLISEGESKLIYHVEQSGRPLFGFDVKYTAPSNPFYPVTLRTTLDPNAQRIVEDAFDQFKITKGGAVLLDVDSSDVLAMSSRPLPPHSNPLAEGTANKMLETHFPGSVFKIVTAAAAIEEDHLSTDPDRVFDCSRNTYNEGQEQRDLGNLTFKESFYQSCNNTFATLLNEIMENDKDITDEYAAKLGLTAFSGWTGDVFHFESFKHYPGEQPNVIWNDGQDKNVSRAISQTAIGQLNVRVSPLSVANMMATIARGGTKKQVRAAHSVLYKNGTTLADFKEKEIAGDTLSRYTIKELQKLLKGVVADPNGTGHGSFSQLPWAVAGKSGTAEKGEKGQKVYNKWFAGYFPADDPKYALVVVDLDAAETETATNKTFAQIVQQLYEAQQQPD, encoded by the coding sequence ATGAACAATCCGAAGCGGCATTATTATGTTTTAATCGTATTCAGTATCGTATTGGCCGTGCTTATCGGCAGACTAGCACATATCCAATTGGTCGATACACGATCGTTTTCAAAATACCAGGTAAATCTGATTGAAGAAAGTGTCAAACAACGTATACACTCGATCGCTTTAGATGATGGGAGAGGGAAGATGCAGGACCGCTATGGTGAACTCTTGGCGGAAGTGCATGAACCTTCTGTCATCCTTTTTCCGTTTTTAAAAGAAGATGAAGATGCACTTAAGAAATTATCTCCGCTCGTCAACCGTTCGACGTTTGAATTGAAGAGTAAATTGGAGGGCAGGAAAGATCCTCTTGTAATCAAAAATGAAGACATCACACGTGAAACAGTTGAACATGTGAATGATCTGATGATTCAGGGTGCATTCGGCCAAATGCTCTCAATAAATGAAGAAAACACCTTTGCAAAACATTTCATTGGTTCAGTACGTGAAAACCCTGGGATGTTACGTGAAAAATACCCTGAACGTATAGACAAAGGTCTAATAAGTATATCAACCAAAATAGGGGTCAACGGAATACAGGCAGCTTTCGATCCTTTTTTGATTTCAGAAGGAGAATCGAAGCTTATTTATCATGTTGAACAGTCCGGAAGGCCACTTTTCGGTTTTGATGTCAAATATACAGCACCGTCTAACCCGTTCTATCCTGTAACCCTAAGGACAACTTTGGATCCAAATGCTCAGCGCATCGTAGAAGACGCATTTGATCAATTCAAGATTACAAAGGGTGGTGCGGTCCTATTGGATGTAGATTCAAGTGATGTGCTTGCTATGTCCAGCCGACCATTGCCACCACATTCAAATCCTTTAGCTGAAGGCACAGCAAATAAAATGCTAGAGACACACTTTCCGGGTTCTGTTTTTAAAATTGTCACAGCAGCAGCTGCTATCGAAGAAGATCATCTATCGACTGACCCGGATCGTGTCTTTGATTGCAGTAGAAACACCTATAATGAGGGGCAGGAGCAACGTGATTTAGGCAATTTAACCTTTAAAGAAAGCTTTTATCAGAGTTGTAACAATACCTTTGCGACCTTACTAAACGAAATAATGGAAAATGACAAAGATATCACTGATGAATATGCCGCTAAATTAGGACTTACTGCATTTTCAGGATGGACAGGAGATGTGTTTCATTTTGAGAGTTTCAAGCACTATCCAGGCGAACAACCAAACGTGATATGGAATGATGGACAGGATAAAAATGTTTCTCGTGCAATTTCCCAAACCGCTATCGGTCAGTTGAATGTACGTGTTTCTCCACTTTCGGTGGCGAATATGATGGCGACGATTGCAAGAGGAGGCACAAAAAAACAAGTGCGCGCAGCTCATTCTGTTTTATATAAGAACGGAACGACACTTGCAGATTTTAAGGAGAAAGAAATAGCTGGTGATACTTTATCTCGCTATACGATCAAAGAGCTTCAGAAATTATTGAAGGGAGTTGTCGCTGATCCAAATGGAACTGGACATGGTTCTTTCAGTCAATTGCCTTGGGCTGTAGCAGGAAAATCGGGTACCGCTGAAAAAGGTGAAAAGGGTCAGAAAGTGTACAATAAGTGGTTTGCGGGTTACTTTCCTGCTGATGATCCAAAATACGCGCTGGTCGTTGTTGACCTGGATGCAGCAGAAACAGAAACTGCTACGAACAAAACATTTGCGCAGATTGTTCAACAGTTGTATGAAGCACAACAACAACCAGACTGA
- the mltG gene encoding endolytic transglycosylase MltG, translated as MLQPNLDQDTIVRRNQEAKIVRRVVFTVLTLLVFSIVGLGIGGYVYIKGAFEPVDASNKETIEVEIPIGTSTGTIAKKLEESGVIKSALVFKYYVKYKNEDDFQAGNYELNQSMEMKGIINSLKDGKVYKEAEMTVRIPEGLRINEVVSKIAEQTDYTEDEVQEKMKDKKFIESLIAKYPLLDEKILDEKVIWPLEGYLFPATYEFYVKDPSLESIIDSMVKKMSTVVTKYNAGIQESSYSTHEILTLASIIEEEAKEKEDRFKVSGVFYNRLQKGMPLQSDVTVTYAQQQSKITVTYKDTEIESPYNTYNESGLPIGPISAPGESAINAAVNPEPNANYYFFARPNGEVLYAKTLDDHNKIKEKYIQEWRDLANKDKE; from the coding sequence GTGCTTCAACCAAATCTAGATCAAGACACGATTGTGCGCCGTAATCAGGAAGCAAAGATTGTAAGACGAGTCGTATTTACCGTACTTACACTCCTGGTTTTTTCGATCGTTGGCCTGGGAATCGGTGGCTACGTATATATTAAAGGCGCATTTGAGCCAGTTGATGCTTCCAATAAAGAAACGATAGAAGTAGAAATACCAATTGGCACATCAACCGGCACGATAGCGAAAAAATTAGAAGAGAGCGGGGTAATCAAAAGCGCACTCGTATTCAAGTACTATGTCAAATATAAAAATGAAGATGATTTTCAAGCAGGAAACTATGAACTTAACCAATCTATGGAGATGAAAGGCATCATTAATTCTCTGAAAGACGGTAAAGTATATAAAGAGGCGGAAATGACCGTCCGTATTCCAGAAGGACTCCGCATCAATGAAGTAGTATCCAAAATTGCAGAACAAACGGATTACACAGAAGATGAAGTCCAGGAAAAAATGAAAGATAAGAAATTCATTGAATCATTAATTGCAAAATATCCGTTATTGGATGAAAAAATCTTGGATGAAAAAGTGATTTGGCCACTCGAAGGCTATCTTTTTCCAGCAACCTATGAATTTTACGTGAAAGATCCGAGTTTAGAATCCATCATTGATTCGATGGTTAAAAAGATGAGCACAGTGGTGACGAAATATAACGCAGGGATACAAGAATCGAGCTATTCGACTCATGAGATCCTCACATTAGCTTCCATCATCGAAGAAGAGGCGAAAGAAAAGGAAGACCGATTCAAAGTTTCAGGTGTATTTTATAATCGTCTTCAAAAAGGGATGCCTCTCCAATCTGATGTGACGGTCACCTACGCGCAGCAACAGTCGAAAATTACAGTAACGTATAAGGACACAGAAATCGAATCACCGTACAATACCTATAATGAGTCCGGTTTACCGATCGGACCGATTTCAGCTCCTGGAGAATCAGCGATCAATGCTGCAGTGAATCCAGAGCCGAACGCGAATTATTATTTCTTCGCACGGCCGAACGGGGAAGTCCTATATGCGAAAACTTTGGATGACCATAATAAGATCAAGGAAAAATACATTCAAGAGTGGCGTGACCTTGCAAATAAAGACAAAGAATAA
- a CDS encoding DUF2536 family protein, whose amino-acid sequence MELHLDFIEDKVEFFETGELSKLEAAVQEKIEQNQALLLRVHHVSHQVNIDPSSGKRIYSAVVHFRYKG is encoded by the coding sequence ATGGAGCTTCATCTAGATTTTATTGAAGATAAAGTAGAGTTTTTCGAAACAGGTGAACTTTCAAAGCTGGAAGCGGCAGTTCAAGAAAAAATTGAACAAAACCAGGCCTTATTACTTCGGGTACATCATGTATCACATCAGGTGAACATCGATCCCTCGAGCGGAAAACGTATCTATTCAGCAGTTGTGCATTTCAGATACAAAGGCTGA
- a CDS encoding IreB family regulatory phosphoprotein codes for MSSFDKTVKFNFQDDSMDTNVKSVLMSVYESLQEKGYNPINQIVGYLLSGDPAYIPRHNDARSKIRKLERDELIEELVKSYLVQHQESER; via the coding sequence ATGAGCTCATTTGACAAGACGGTGAAGTTCAATTTCCAAGACGACTCGATGGATACCAACGTGAAGAGTGTATTGATGTCAGTATACGAGTCATTGCAAGAGAAAGGATACAATCCGATCAACCAGATCGTAGGGTACCTCCTGTCTGGCGATCCAGCTTATATTCCTCGTCATAATGATGCAAGGAGTAAGATCCGCAAGCTTGAACGCGATGAATTGATTGAGGAACTCGTAAAATCGTATCTAGTACAACATCAGGAAAGTGAGAGATAA
- a CDS encoding O-methyltransferase — protein MISDELKHYIEGLIPDRQQEILQMEEDARVENVPIMDLIGMEALLQIIRLHKPKRILEIGTAIGYSAIRMVQAAPESHVVTIERDSERFDQAVANISKLELQDSIHVIEGDALEKISEIEEEGPYDFIFIDAAKGQYQRFFQEFENMLVSSGVIVSDNVLFRGFVAKGNEEIETRRFRKLTDKIRNYNEFLIGQSRFDTTILPVGDGMAISILKDKVKE, from the coding sequence ATGATTTCAGACGAGTTGAAACATTATATTGAAGGATTGATCCCAGATAGACAGCAAGAAATTTTACAGATGGAAGAAGATGCGCGGGTAGAAAATGTCCCGATTATGGATCTGATAGGAATGGAAGCCCTATTACAAATTATTCGTCTCCATAAACCGAAGCGTATTTTGGAAATCGGAACTGCAATTGGATATTCCGCAATCCGGATGGTACAGGCCGCTCCAGAGAGTCATGTTGTAACCATCGAACGTGATTCAGAGCGGTTTGACCAAGCAGTTGCCAATATTTCAAAACTTGAATTGCAAGATTCAATTCACGTAATTGAAGGAGATGCACTTGAGAAAATTTCGGAGATTGAAGAAGAAGGACCTTATGACTTCATTTTCATAGATGCTGCCAAAGGGCAGTACCAGCGTTTCTTTCAGGAATTTGAAAACATGCTCGTATCAAGTGGAGTAATAGTTAGTGATAATGTCTTGTTCAGAGGATTCGTAGCAAAAGGGAACGAAGAAATCGAGACAAGGAGATTTCGGAAGCTGACGGATAAAATTCGGAATTACAATGAATTTTTGATTGGACAATCCAGGTTCGATACAACGATACTTCCTGTTGGTGACGGAATGGCTATTAGTATTTTGAAAGATAAAGTAAAGGAATAA
- the greA gene encoding transcription elongation factor GreA, whose amino-acid sequence MAEEKKHYMTEEGKQKLENELEYLKTEKRKEVVERIKVARSFGDLSENSEYDAAKDEQAFVEARIQQLEKMIRNAEIIEEQDQNPHVVSIGKSVKFIELPDGEEESYTIVGSAEADPFEGKISNDSPMARSLMGRTVGDEVAVQTPGGEMNVRIVEVG is encoded by the coding sequence ATGGCAGAAGAAAAGAAACATTATATGACTGAAGAGGGTAAACAGAAACTCGAAAACGAATTGGAATACTTGAAAACGGAAAAACGTAAAGAAGTCGTTGAACGTATCAAGGTTGCTAGGAGCTTCGGAGATCTATCTGAGAACTCTGAGTATGATGCTGCGAAAGATGAGCAGGCATTCGTAGAAGCTCGTATACAACAGCTTGAAAAGATGATCCGTAATGCTGAGATCATTGAAGAGCAGGATCAGAATCCGCATGTTGTGTCCATCGGTAAATCAGTGAAATTCATCGAATTACCAGATGGAGAAGAGGAATCTTACACAATCGTCGGAAGTGCTGAGGCAGATCCGTTCGAAGGTAAGATCTCTAATGACTCCCCTATGGCTAGAAGCCTAATGGGCCGCACTGTCGGTGATGAAGTAGCTGTCCAAACACCGGGCGGGGAAATGAACGTACGCATCGTAGAAGTAGGCTAA
- a CDS encoding DUF1292 domain-containing protein — protein MSDEEKERIIIPDENGEEHLFEVLFTFDVDATERSYMVLVPVENGEDEEDVEVFAFRYEDKGEKDDDIELFPIETDQEWDMVEEMLNTFQESEEL, from the coding sequence ATGTCTGACGAAGAAAAAGAGCGGATTATCATCCCTGATGAAAATGGAGAGGAACATTTATTTGAAGTACTCTTTACGTTCGATGTAGATGCAACTGAACGTTCGTACATGGTACTTGTTCCTGTTGAAAATGGTGAAGATGAAGAAGATGTTGAAGTTTTCGCTTTCCGTTACGAAGATAAAGGCGAAAAAGATGATGATATCGAACTTTTCCCAATTGAAACAGATCAAGAATGGGATATGGTCGAAGAAATGTTGAACACTTTCCAAGAATCCGAAGAACTCTAA
- the udk gene encoding uridine kinase produces MGKKPVVIGVAGGSGSGKTTVAKEIFRQFADQSILILEQDAYYKDQSEKSMDERLETNYDHPLAFDNDLLIEHIEKLRNKESIEKPVYDYTAHTRSDKIIPIEPKDVIILEGILILEDERLRDLMDIKLFVDTDADVRIIRRLLRDINERGRTIDSVIDQYTTVVRPMHNQFIEPTKRYADIIIPEGGQNRVAIDLMVTKINTILETKEILKS; encoded by the coding sequence ATGGGTAAGAAACCAGTTGTAATTGGTGTTGCCGGAGGTTCAGGATCCGGAAAAACGACAGTAGCGAAAGAAATCTTCAGGCAGTTTGCCGATCAATCGATTTTAATTCTTGAACAGGATGCATACTATAAGGACCAATCCGAAAAATCGATGGATGAGAGACTAGAAACGAATTATGACCATCCTCTCGCATTCGATAATGATTTATTGATTGAACATATCGAAAAGCTCAGAAACAAAGAGTCCATTGAAAAACCTGTTTATGACTATACAGCACACACAAGAAGTGATAAAATAATTCCAATTGAACCAAAAGATGTTATCATATTAGAAGGTATTCTTATTTTAGAGGACGAACGGCTGCGTGATCTGATGGATATCAAATTATTCGTTGATACTGATGCAGATGTCCGGATCATTAGACGTCTCCTTCGTGATATCAATGAACGTGGACGTACCATCGACTCCGTAATCGATCAATATACCACAGTCGTTCGTCCGATGCATAATCAATTCATTGAACCGACGAAACGATATGCTGATATCATTATTCCTGAGGGCGGCCAAAACCGAGTGGCGATCGACCTGATGGTGACGAAAATCAATACGATCCTAGAAACTAAAGAAATATTGAAATCATAA
- a CDS encoding class I SAM-dependent methyltransferase, with the protein MGREFIDLFNQWAESYDETVSSKDNEYHEVFERYEEILERVASESSGTVLEFGVGTGNLTNVLLNKKLDVVGVEPSPVMREKTEERFPNLKIVDGDFLSYPEFDENIDTIVSTYAFHHLTDDEKARAIHNYGKLLGNNGKIVFADTVFEHEEAKKEIHDRVKSQGYKNLLHDLQTEYYTTIGVLSGIFQNNGFEVSFERLNRYVWLIHAVKKDL; encoded by the coding sequence GTGGGTAGAGAGTTTATCGATCTCTTTAACCAATGGGCAGAATCTTATGATGAGACTGTTTCAAGTAAAGATAATGAATATCATGAGGTTTTTGAACGATATGAAGAAATTCTTGAACGAGTGGCAAGTGAATCTTCCGGAACCGTTCTTGAGTTCGGCGTAGGAACGGGCAATTTGACGAACGTCTTACTCAATAAAAAACTGGATGTGGTGGGGGTGGAGCCATCACCTGTCATGCGAGAGAAAACTGAAGAACGCTTTCCAAACTTAAAAATCGTCGATGGTGATTTTCTATCTTATCCTGAATTCGATGAAAACATTGACACGATTGTAAGTACGTATGCGTTTCATCATTTGACAGACGATGAAAAAGCACGTGCTATTCATAATTATGGAAAGCTCCTTGGTAACAATGGTAAAATTGTATTTGCAGACACTGTATTTGAACATGAAGAAGCGAAAAAAGAAATTCATGATCGGGTAAAGAGCCAGGGCTACAAGAACTTGCTTCATGATCTGCAGACGGAATACTACACTACGATTGGCGTTCTATCAGGGATTTTTCAAAATAATGGCTTTGAAGTTAGCTTTGAACGACTGAATCGGTATGTGTGGTTGATTCATGCTGTAAAAAAAGATTTGTAA
- a CDS encoding KTSC domain-containing protein, with translation MQFTTFHSEEWNLKTFHTIGYQKDTQTLHVCLHDGSTLEVFDVSEQRLFEFILAPYKEQHLQDHLLPNHEVKVVQPKA, from the coding sequence ATGCAGTTTACAACTTTTCATTCAGAAGAATGGAATCTGAAAACGTTTCATACGATTGGCTATCAAAAAGACACGCAAACGTTACATGTCTGTTTACATGATGGTTCGACTCTAGAAGTGTTCGATGTTTCTGAACAGAGGCTCTTTGAATTCATCCTGGCGCCTTACAAAGAACAGCATCTTCAGGACCACTTGCTCCCCAACCACGAAGTGAAAGTCGTACAACCCAAAGCATAA
- a CDS encoding DUF4097 domain-containing protein, which translates to MKMFFAILIILIGGYLLFTEAKPTWSLFGSGKDLSEEVKGADRINIDVSGMNTKIVPEKRSDLRVELDGKGDVDLTRRGDDIKVKARKGWFNWFGFDRTKLIIHIPEDYDQELELHNGSGNLTFYGPSDQMKLKSLKVEINSGNLKLENIHAKKFSHDASSGNVDVKNLKTDQGTFDISSGNVKIKNYTGALSADLSSGKLDVQMDELTGDIDVKISSGSAELDLPKDAGFKVKGKVSSGHIDCHFPLENEISDRKRIEGIHGSGDHRVDLSVSSGHIKIH; encoded by the coding sequence ATGAAAATGTTTTTTGCAATCTTAATCATTCTGATAGGGGGATATCTCCTATTTACAGAAGCAAAACCAACCTGGTCTTTATTTGGAAGTGGCAAGGATCTCTCAGAAGAGGTAAAGGGTGCAGATCGGATCAATATTGATGTTTCCGGTATGAATACGAAGATCGTTCCTGAAAAAAGAAGCGATCTGAGAGTAGAATTAGATGGTAAAGGAGATGTAGATCTCACTCGCCGCGGTGATGACATCAAAGTAAAAGCGAGAAAAGGATGGTTCAACTGGTTTGGATTCGATAGAACCAAGCTGATCATACACATACCCGAGGATTACGATCAAGAACTTGAACTGCATAATGGATCGGGTAATTTAACCTTTTATGGTCCATCAGACCAAATGAAGTTGAAATCCTTAAAGGTCGAAATTAATTCAGGAAACTTGAAGCTAGAAAATATTCATGCAAAGAAGTTCAGCCATGATGCTTCGTCAGGTAATGTAGATGTAAAAAATCTGAAAACAGACCAAGGGACATTCGATATCAGTTCCGGGAATGTAAAAATCAAGAACTATACGGGGGCATTGTCTGCAGATTTATCTTCAGGTAAATTAGACGTTCAGATGGATGAACTGACTGGAGACATTGATGTTAAGATAAGTTCCGGATCAGCTGAATTGGACCTTCCAAAAGATGCTGGATTCAAGGTGAAAGGAAAAGTAAGCAGCGGACATATCGATTGTCATTTCCCATTGGAAAATGAAATTTCTGATCGAAAAAGAATAGAAGGGATTCATGGCTCTGGAGATCACCGTGTCGATCTCTCTGTATCCAGTGGCCATATCAAAATTCATTAA
- a CDS encoding DUF3995 domain-containing protein, protein MIDMIEKKVNIPSYPQPQLRRNLVLTGYAVFIWSIAYMLPHLYWALGGTIGLSLLKESVAETAFWEMINWVASGFLTAAGLVGIAFIYLRKQKVISYLLLGIALFGCSIATSHGIYGLFYRIFQITGVVELESGSFNVNEHLFIVWDLLLFEPWFMIEGVLFGFLGWFYINKSRNRRIWLMLCTVGIIFGLVSGLLGVRFA, encoded by the coding sequence ATGATTGATATGATTGAAAAGAAAGTAAACATCCCTAGTTATCCGCAGCCACAACTTCGACGTAATTTAGTTTTGACGGGATATGCTGTATTCATTTGGTCAATAGCCTATATGTTGCCTCATCTTTATTGGGCTTTAGGTGGAACAATCGGTTTATCCTTGCTGAAGGAATCTGTAGCAGAAACAGCTTTTTGGGAAATGATAAACTGGGTAGCATCAGGATTCCTAACAGCTGCTGGACTCGTAGGTATTGCATTCATCTATCTTAGGAAACAAAAAGTCATTAGCTATTTGCTGCTCGGAATAGCCTTATTTGGATGTTCGATAGCGACTTCCCATGGGATATATGGGCTCTTCTACCGGATATTTCAAATTACAGGTGTAGTCGAGTTGGAATCTGGATCGTTTAATGTTAATGAACATTTGTTTATAGTGTGGGATCTTTTGTTATTCGAACCGTGGTTTATGATTGAGGGAGTTTTATTTGGCTTCCTTGGTTGGTTTTACATTAACAAGTCACGAAACAGGCGAATCTGGTTAATGCTCTGTACAGTTGGCATCATCTTCGGTTTAGTTTCAGGTCTGTTAGGTGTACGGTTTGCATAA
- a CDS encoding DUF1510 family protein — protein sequence MRDNFSTNSRYKRTQKSKKQTLILNILIGVVFIGILAVGASMLLGDDESATEKQQNQDNTASVPETDENSDESSNNDSSNEQAAEEENKENETNTDSESKEEDDTSVEKEEEEASEGSSEDSEGYKTYSDDTAGPDGAWEPVGTVQKDSHQSSFEKGTTDWKEKEKALQYATGLSPDEIEYWWIGNGGSATTAKGIVSKAENKDNPYVVMLEWVDGEGWKPTSVERVPGAANQ from the coding sequence ATGAGAGATAATTTTTCAACCAACTCGAGGTATAAACGAACACAAAAAAGTAAAAAGCAAACACTTATATTGAATATATTGATCGGTGTCGTCTTCATTGGGATCCTTGCCGTAGGAGCAAGTATGCTTTTAGGTGACGATGAATCCGCTACTGAAAAACAGCAGAATCAAGATAATACAGCATCTGTACCTGAAACAGATGAGAACTCAGATGAATCGAGCAATAATGATTCTTCAAATGAGCAAGCTGCCGAAGAAGAAAATAAGGAAAATGAAACGAACACAGACAGCGAATCTAAGGAAGAAGATGATACATCTGTAGAGAAAGAGGAAGAAGAGGCATCTGAAGGAAGCAGTGAAGATAGTGAAGGATATAAGACCTATTCTGACGATACTGCAGGACCTGATGGTGCATGGGAGCCAGTAGGTACTGTCCAGAAAGACTCACATCAATCAAGCTTCGAAAAAGGTACTACTGATTGGAAGGAAAAAGAAAAAGCGCTACAATATGCAACAGGACTATCACCTGATGAAATCGAGTACTGGTGGATTGGAAACGGTGGATCTGCAACTACAGCTAAAGGTATTGTTAGTAAAGCCGAAAATAAAGACAACCCTTATGTCGTCATGCTTGAATGGGTAGATGGTGAAGGTTGGAAACCAACGTCTGTCGAACGTGTTCCAGGTGCAGCTAATCAATAA
- the ruvX gene encoding Holliday junction resolvase RuvX — translation MRKLGLDVGTKTIGIALSDALGWTAQGIETYRRTEDIDQEMQYLKQLIEKHEVDTIVVGLPKNMNGTIGPSGEMCQEFAKHIEDTLKISTVLWDERLTTAAAERMLIEADVSRKKRKGVIDKMAAVLILQSYLDSPAVN, via the coding sequence ATGCGAAAATTAGGGTTAGACGTCGGTACAAAAACAATTGGCATTGCACTTAGCGATGCGTTAGGATGGACGGCACAAGGGATAGAAACATACCGACGTACGGAAGACATCGACCAGGAAATGCAGTATTTAAAGCAACTGATCGAAAAGCATGAAGTCGACACAATCGTGGTCGGTCTACCGAAAAATATGAATGGAACAATCGGCCCTAGTGGAGAAATGTGTCAAGAATTTGCGAAGCATATTGAGGACACATTAAAAATATCCACTGTGCTGTGGGATGAACGTTTGACCACGGCCGCGGCAGAACGTATGCTCATAGAAGCTGATGTCAGCCGCAAGAAGCGCAAAGGGGTCATTGACAAAATGGCAGCTGTGCTCATCTTACAGAGCTATTTAGACAGCCCAGCCGTCAACTAA